The Polyangium aurulentum genomic interval GCCAGTCGGGCCTGCCGTCGGGCAGCTTGTCCACGCCCGCCACGAGGTAGCTCGGCGCGCCGCCGGGCTCGAGCCGGATCTCGAACACGCCCGGCGTCCAGAGATCTTCCTGGAACTCGAGGCCGCGGTCGCGCTCGACGAGGTACTCGAAGCGCCGCCACCAGTCGGGCGATCCGACGAACGTGCCCTCGTAGCGGAAGCAGAGCCGCGGCAGCCCGCGCATCGGCTTGACGCGCATCTCGCCGGCCCGCAGCTCCACCCGCTGCTCCGCGGCCCCGTGCTCGCGCATCAGCCCGTGCACGTGGCGCATCGCGAGCAAGGGCCGGAGCGTGAGCATCACCGGCTGCGGACCGCGCCACGTGTAGCGCAAGACGGCCGCGTTCTCGCCGCGCACGAGCGACAAGAGCACCTCGAGCTCGCCGCCCGCCACCGCGTACGTCCAGCGAGGCAGCGGATCCTGATCGAAGCGCGAGAGGTAAAACGGGCCCTTCTCGGGATCGATGCCGGGGAACTGGTGCTTGGCGAGCTCCCACGCGCCGCGCGGCACGCCCGGCTCGCGCGGCAGGCAGACCGTGATGTCGACGTGCGACAGGACCACGTGCCGGCCGCGCGGCGGATCGAGCGCGGCGACGAGCAGGCCGTGGTAGCGGCGCGTGTGCATGAGCGCCACCGTCGAGCTCGCGTACGCGCCAGCGCCGTTGCCTGCGACCCACTCCTGGCCGAGCCCGCGGCCGAGATCGCCCTCGATGGCCACGTGCGAGAAGATCGAAGCGCCGTCGGAACGAGCCTCGCTCATACGCTGTGCCCTCCCCGATCGAGCGCGCTCTCGGCTGCCCTGCGCATGACGTCGATCGGAGGCGTTTGCCCCGTCCACAGGACGATCGCTTCGGCGGCTTGTCGAACCAGCATGCCGAGGCCCCCCTCGGCCCGGAGACCCCGGCCCACGGCGGCGCGGAGAAAGGGCGTCATTCTCGGGGTATACACGACGTCGTAGGCCAGCGTCCCCTCCCCGAGCAAATCCCACGGCACCACCTCGGCCACGGATTCGCCCGGGTCGGCCCCGAGCATCCCGGCGCTCGTGGCCTGGACGACGAGCGACGCCCCCTCGGCCAGCACCGGCCACTGGGTCCGCAAGACCTGCGACGACTTCAGATCCGAGGCCGTCTCCGCGCTCGGCCAGGGCAGCGCGAGCGCGCCCATCGCCCGCACCCGCGCGGCCTCGGGCGAGGCCATGATCACGTCCGTGCCCGTCCAGGAGCGGTTGGTCACGCCGATCACTTTGAACCCCAACCTTCGGCACGCAGCCACCGCGGACAGCCCGGCCCCGCCGGCGCCGATGACCACGGCGCGCAGACGCGGCGCGTCGGTCCACAGCGCCTCGATGTCGGCCGCGAGCGCGCTCTCGTCGGTGTTGTGGGCGATGATCCGGCCGTCTCGGTCGAGGCGAAGCACGTTGGCGGCGCCCAGCTCGGCCGCGCTCGGATCGAGCTCGTCGCACATCGCGAGGACGGCGCGCTTGTGCGGCAAGGTCACGTTCGCGCCCCCGAGCACGCCGCTGCGCAGCGCGTCGACCGCCTCGACCAGCGCGCCGCCCGTGGGCACGTCGATCGCCGTGTACGAGTGCGGCAGCCCGAGCGCCGCGTAGGCGGTCGCGTGGATCACGGGCGAGAGCGAGTGGGTCACCGGGTGCCCGAAGAGGGCGAAGACCCGCGCGCTAGCCATCGCCGCCCTCGCCCGAGGCAGGCCCCTCGCCCGGCGGCGCCGACAGGCCGAGCTCCTCCACCGCGCCCGTCACCTCTGCGACGAGCGCGCCCTGGTGCACGCGCACCATGATCCGCTCGCCCACCGAGACCTCCGACGCGCTGCGCACCGCGCGCCCCGAGCTCGTCGTCGCGATGGCGTAGCCGCGCGCGAGCACGCTGAGCGGCGAGAGCGCCCCGAGCCGCGCCGCGTGCCGCCCGAGCGTCGATCGCCCCGCCTCCACGCGCCTCTTCGCGGCCGCCCCGAGGCGCACCTC includes:
- a CDS encoding shikimate dehydrogenase family protein — encoded protein: MASARVFALFGHPVTHSLSPVIHATAYAALGLPHSYTAIDVPTGGALVEAVDALRSGVLGGANVTLPHKRAVLAMCDELDPSAAELGAANVLRLDRDGRIIAHNTDESALAADIEALWTDAPRLRAVVIGAGGAGLSAVAACRRLGFKVIGVTNRSWTGTDVIMASPEAARVRAMGALALPWPSAETASDLKSSQVLRTQWPVLAEGASLVVQATSAGMLGADPGESVAEVVPWDLLGEGTLAYDVVYTPRMTPFLRAAVGRGLRAEGGLGMLVRQAAEAIVLWTGQTPPIDVMRRAAESALDRGGHSV